DNA sequence from the Candidatus Kaistella beijingensis genome:
CTGTACTCGTATTATTTACAGTAAAATTATTTAAGTTAGCTGTAGGTGCAGTTGCCAAATTACCCAAAGTACCATTATTGCTAATTGTTTGTGATGAAGTAGCAGGAGCTGTAGTAAGAGTTGAAGCTGAACTTGCAGTCACAATTCCTGTTGCCAATCCGGAGGTACTAACAAATTTTCCTCCTGTATTTACATTTAAGTTTCCACCAAGAAAAGTATTTGCTACTGTCAAAGTTCCGCCAGAATTTATATCCACATTTCCAGTAGCTGCAAGTTGATATTGCGACACTACACCACGATTTGTTCCTGATGGACCATCAACGATTATATTTCCAAAATTTAAAAACCCAGTGCCATTCCAAGTATTAACATAAAAACCACTTGTGTTTCCACCACCATCCGTTGATATTCCATCGCCAAACTTGATGGTATGATTTGGTGAGGTAGCAATAGAGTTTGGTGAGTTAGAACCAAAATTGTAATAAACAGCATATGCACTACTATTTGTTGTTGCAGTATGAGGGTCAACAATTGTTAATGTTCCACCTGTAAGATTGATATTTGTTGAAGCACTGCTAAATAGTGGAGTACCTGATGCTACAGAAGATGCTACAGCACCAGCTGCGTTTCCGTCTATTTTAATATCCCCACCAGATTGGTTAAATACGGAAGTCGCTGTATTTGCAATGTTACCATTCACATTTAATGTTCCTCCAGAAACGGTTAAAGTTCCATTATTGGTAAGGAAATTATTGTTTAATGTACAGCCCACTGTTAAATCTCCTGATGCAACTGTTAAAGTTCCACCATTAGCGATCGTAATATTTTTAGAAACATTCGCAGCAGAATTCACTGTTACATTATGCGGACTTGCAATAACGATACCATCGGTGCAAGAAGGCAGTACTCCTTTATTCCAGGTAGTTGGATCGTTCCAGTTTCCGCTTGCAATACTTACAAATGAAGTATCTGCAGTATTAACTCCTATATAAAGTGGTCCACTCAATAAATCTGTTTGTGATACTGTGATTCGCTGAGCGCCCGGAGTTGTGGTTCCATTTTGATGAGTGCCACTAAGTGCTGCATTTGCTGCCATCACTCGGGAATTTCCGTTAGCTGCCTGATAAGCACCTGGAGCAAGTAATACCACGGTATATGAAGATGCGTTCACTGAAGTTCCCTCATTGGATACTTTCCAGTTTCCGTCGTATCGGTCAGTAATGGTATAACTTCCATCGGTGATATTCAATCCGGTTGTCATTGTATTCGCATCAGTGTAAACAGCTGCAAGTTCGCCAGCTGCAGCTCCAGTTGCGTTTGTTCTCGTAATGTACATTGACCTATCCCTTCCTGAATTATTTACAAAAGGGTATCTACTTGTCGTATTTGTTGGGTCAACTCCAGCGGTTACTGCTGTTCCAGTAGCTGTTGCTGTCCAATATCTAGAAAACTTTCCTCCTGGTAAGAAACCGGTTCCACTTGGTGCAGTAAGCGTGTTCCCTGCTGCATTATAACCGAATGTCACTTTACTTGTTCCTAGATTTACTCTTGCTCCGGTCATGCTTAAGTTGTACGCAATTGCAACATTCATTGACCAATTGATATTTGGAATTGAAGTATTGGTATTGGAAAAAGTCAAATTCCTTATATTACCGTTTGTGAAGGTTCCCGAACCAGAAACAGTTTGTACATTACTACCATTTAAGGTAAGGTTTCCTGCGCTGGTTGCTCCCACTGAAATATCCATTGCACCATCATTCACGATGTTTCCCTTCACAGTCAATGTTTTTCCGGTTGTACCGTTGAAAACACTAACCAAACCACCGGAATTTACGTTGAGGTCGTTGTTTACTGCAAATGAAGCTGGAGTTGTGCCGTAATTTAATGTTCCTTTTACTGTGAGGTTGTTCGCAGCCTGCGATGCAGCATCAATGGTTACCGTATGACCAGTATCTACAGTGACATTATCTGCAGCTGTTGGAACAGCATTGGCATCCCAAGTAGCGGCTGTACCCCAGTTTCCTGTCGCCACCGAAGTGAAATTGCCTGGAACATTTGAAGTTAATGAAACATTATCAATCGCTGCTGGTGGATTGGCTATTGTTGAAACATCAGATTTCCATGAGAAGACTATTCTCCATGATCCCGAAGAAGGGAACGCAAAATTAATGGTCTCTGAATTCCAAGTGGTAGAACTTAGCTTGTACATCCCACTAACAGCACCTGCACCAGAAAGCTGCATACCACCAGTTGTGGATACGGCTGCCGTAGAAAGAGGTGTAGTAGTAACTGGAACCA
Encoded proteins:
- a CDS encoding beta strand repeat-containing protein, whose amino-acid sequence is MKKIFLWCTLLLTSWLGAQTILIDPSAGGGFESGTTLLSNGWSSVVPTADIWVVGAAPAPTSANCGYISNDNGTSWIYSQLSTYSHLYRDVTVPAGELKGKLTFDWKVGGEGSTTSDWDNLKIFLVPVTTTPLSTAAVSTTGGMQLSGAGAVSGMYKLSSTTWNSETINFAFPSSGSWRIVFSWKSDVSTIANPPAAIDNVSLTSNVPGNFTSVATGNWGTAATWDANAVPTAADNVTVDTGHTVTIDAASQAANNLTVKGTLNYGTTPASFAVNNDLNVNSGGLVSVFNGTTGKTLTVKGNIVNDGAMDISVGATSAGNLTLNGSNVQTVSGSGTFTNGNIRNLTFSNTNTSIPNINWSMNVAIAYNLSMTGARVNLGTSKVTFGYNAAGNTLTAPSGTGFLPGGKFSRYWTATATGTAVTAGVDPTNTTSRYPFVNNSGRDRSMYITRTNATGAAAGELAAVYTDANTMTTGLNITDGSYTITDRYDGNWKVSNEGTSVNASSYTVVLLAPGAYQAANGNSRVMAANAALSGTHQNGTTTPGAQRITVSQTDLLSGPLYIGVNTADTSFVSIASGNWNDPTTWNKGVLPSCTDGIVIASPHNVTVNSAANVSKNITIANGGTLTVASGDLTVGCTLNNNFLTNNGTLTVSGGTLNVNGNIANTATSVFNQSGGDIKIDGNAAGAVASSVASGTPLFSSASTNINLTGGTLTIVDPHTATTNSSAYAVYYNFGSNSPNSIATSPNHTIKFGDGISTDGGGNTSGFYVNTWNGTGFLNFGNIIVDGPSGTNRGVVSQYQLAATGNVDINSGGTLTVANTFLGGNLNVNTGGKFVSTSGLATGIVTASSASTLTTAPATSSQTISNNGTLGNLATAPTANLNNFTVNNTSTGGVTLNSPVSVGGTLTLNAGKVNTTSTNLLTLGTATLAGTLAGGSDASYINGPFARTIASGNANTNFILFPVGKAAYAPVSLAPTTTAVANMKAEAFDSNSGSAGSMVQAGTVSTSRRWEAFLVSGTMTDIQLRIADSGIQSDHVPAQAPSANGAYDLVFGKTATYTAATATMPNSLQTATALAAADYTGYLSYAKLDSTLSVSGDYAANKLVKVYPNPFGEVINITNIKDLNMISVADASGRIVKVIRNAGSLSNINLGELKSGVYVLKLDYNTGSTKSVKVIKK